Sequence from the Psilocybe cubensis strain MGC-MH-2018 chromosome 10, whole genome shotgun sequence genome:
GCTTACTTGATTTCCCCCTCTCCTTCCACCCCACACATCATATGGGCATCTCTACGCCATCCACCTCATTCCAACCACGTCTTTCATTAACGATTACGAAGCATCAACAACCGTCCTTTGTAGCgatatctttttcttcctctgaaGTTCACTTTCATTTAACGCAAACTCTTTTTCCGAATATTGTTATAAATTTCGATTCATCTCTGTTACTTTTGtaaatatgtatcaagcaatGAATTCTTGTTTACATCGTCTTATCGAATCTAGACAAAAGTTTTACACAGTTCAAGGAGGTGAAACGAGTCCCGACGGAAGGGAAGGGATTCGTTAATGGTTCCCATAAAACGGTTCGAAATTTGTTCGAGAGCACCGCTGTCATTTACGTTGTGATATCAAAGTCTGAAGTCTGGAAGACTACTACTCTCGGGAATGGACTCTTTGATGCACTGAGCTCGATAATTCGACGATTACCATTGATGATAGCCATCTGAACAAGGTCTCCGGCAGTAGGCGAATATTCCTTCTCCGCTTGTACATATTGCATGACGTCAAGTTGCTTACAATGGAAGGACAATGGGCTGAAGGCAGAGTTGGACTCCTGAAGTGGGGGAGACAATCCATTGTGATGATCAGTACAGATTAGAGGGCTTCTAGGCATCGCAAATTTTCAGGGCTGTCTTACACAGAGAAATTTCTCTGAATTGTTCCTCGGTTTTTCGAGGTTGGTTCTCAAGCATTGTAGTCACGTGATAACAATGCCTTGGAACAATCGATTGAAGCCTTGATGGAGTTTGTCGAATCAACTTGTCCTCGCCTTGCATCACCACGATTGTGCTCATTGTTcagaggaagaaagcctcgAATCATGAAAGATATCAATATAATGCCCGAGTCAGCAGAAACGCGACATCTTTTGTCCTCCGCTTCGCTTTCATCCCTTCGTTCCCGTCGTCCGACTCGCTGTCGTCGCAATGCACCATCCTGAACTGCCCGTCTTCGCTTTCATCACTgccttcctcgtcctcacaCCCCTCATCTGGCATTGGCGCTCTGGAAATGTCGCGGTCATCGCCATTTCCCTCTGGCTCTTCGTCGTTGATATTATTTATGGCGTCAACACCATCGTGTGGGCAGGAAATGTGAACGACCCAATGCCTGTGTGGTGCGATATCAGTACGTCTCATTCTCATTTCCTTCTAATTCGGTTATACTAATACTTTACAGCGTCCAAGATTGTTGTGGGCGCTTCTTTCGCTCTTCCCCTGGCCACCGTTTGCATATGCAAACACCTGGAAATGGTCTCGTCGTCCCGAAAGGTCTCCTACGACATTGCAGACCGTAAAAGACGCATGATATTCGAAGGCATCATGTGTTTCGGTATCCCTTTACTCTTCATGGCTCTTCGTTAGTAACCTGGTTTTACAAAGGTTTACTCGACTGCTAACGTTTCGCATTTCCCAGACTATATTGTCCAAGGCCATCGCTACGACGTGTTTGAGGACTTTGGCTGCCAAGCTACGGTCTACATCTCCATCCCagccatcttcatcatctggTTCCCGCCTCTACTGTTCTCTGTTATTACGCTCATTTACGCCGCGCTCGCTCTCAACAACTTtatccgccgccgcctcacATTCGCAGCGCACCTGCAAAACTCGAACTCGGCACTCACAACGAACCGCTACCTCCGCCTCATCGCGATGTCCCTGACAGAGATGGCATGGGGAACCTCCCTCACCGCGTACAACCTCTGGAACAACGTATCGCCTGGACTGCGCCCATGGACGACCTGGGCGGATGTGCACAGCAACTTCTCCCGCGTCGACCCGTTCCCGCTGTCGGAAGTCCCGCCTTGGTTCACCAAAACTATGATGCTCTTCTGGTGGACGATGCCGGCCTCTAGTATCATattctttgttttcttcGGCTTTGGAGAGGAGGCTCTCAAGGAATACAGAAGAATCTGGGGGTGGATCAGGAGGAACGTGTTTAGGAGACCAGAGGTggagaagacaaagaaaCCTTTCGGGATCTTGTCCCCTAATAGGTAACGGTTTTCCAACTCATGCTGCATCGTGTCGGAGCCTGACTTGGACCCTTTGCGCGCGTTGTAGCAGATCCCCTCGCCCATTGCACCTTCTGAAGCTCAGGTCTACATTGTCCACTTCGACTTCGTCGCCCCTTTCCCAGTCATTCAGCTCCCACCCACCGCACAGCGCCTTCTCCCACCTCTCCCAGTCAACCATCACACTTGCGCCGAGCCCGGGGCCCACGTCCTTCACCCACAAATCCAAATTCGAGGAAGCGACCAAGGACACGGAGTACACCCCCGACGCCGCACCGCCCTACTACGCGTCATACCCACCCACGCGCACACATATCGCCGTGCCCATCGATCCACTAAGGGATACACGGTCAATAATGGAGCCGCGCGCGTCGCTGGTGTCCAGTGCCCCAGATGAAACCGACACGTTCACCATCTCCACGTTCTCGTACTACGGCGCGCAGCCCGCCTCCCCTTCGTCGCCGACGTCGACGATTATGGTCCCTTCGTCTCCGGCGGTTGTGCCGCATAgtctgccgccgccgccgaggCGGTTCCCCAGACAggcgccgtcgtcgtcgagtgTGCGGACGGCGGTCTCGAACGCGGCTCCGCGTGAAGAGGCTGATGAGGCGCAGTACGACGCGTCCCCTCGGCCTTCGTCGCTGGTATTGTGCCCTCCGAGTCCTGATGGCCTCGATGAGCGTCAGGAAATAGGTACTTTGGGGGTCCCTGGTGGTTCAATCTTGGTGACTGTCCACCGACAAGCATCGCTTGACCGTGGAGCGTAACTTGTTTACCGGACATCGTGATGTTCGATCCTCTCCTGCCTTCACACTGCTTTCGTTCATATTCCACCGAaacatgatcatgatcatgtcTGCGTGCCTCTTGCGCTGCCCATGTCGTCCCCGGATATCATGTCGAGTAACTATGGCCCACATGATCGCTCATCTCTCATCTCTcactctttcttcttcctccctcccttCGACCAAACTCAAGCGCTCCACCGCTAACGCTATATATCCCCTTGCCCACGCCTTCCTTCAAATACGCCGACTACGAAAACCAACAACCTCAATTTTCCACGATGACTTTATACTTTCTTTATATCAACTCCGTTCTTCTACCGTGTATTTATATCCAGACCGCCTTTCAGAGTCATCTCATGTATCATCATCACATCTGGTCTTGCCTTTATTAACCCTATACAACGCCCTCGGGCCTCACTCACATCAACGAGTGGCCCTATAAAAATAAACGGACTAGCGAGCCTAGTCACCAAATACCAACGAAAATCCGTTCAACGCTCTTACGTCCCTCTATCTGTGCTgtgtgtctttttttttcttgctatTTTATCATATTGCTATCGTTACATCTTACTATTATATTGGTTTTCCATCTCTAAAATATCTTTGTAGACTATAGCTTCTAGTTAGGCTGTGTATTTAGGACGCTGTGTCGTCCTACAAAATAAAAACTATTGCGTTCCGAATGACCGAATGTCAACAATATTTTGAGTGTCGCTGAGGCTAATTGGTTTGGGTCCTGGACGCGCCACCACGTCGGTAGATTTGGTACAATGGTAAGTGTTCAAAGCTGACCCTGATGTTGCGAACCCTGCAGTCGTTCTCTGCGTCTTCCGCTGGCACTAACGGGTCAGAGGGCGATATGATGCTGCGCCGAAACTTGTATCTTGTTAACACGATGGTCC
This genomic interval carries:
- a CDS encoding Pheromone B beta 1 receptor: MHHPELPVFAFITAFLVLTPLIWHWRSGNVAVIAISLWLFVVDIIYGVNTIVWAGNVNDPMPVWCDITSKIVVGASFALPLATVCICKHLEMVSSSRKVSYDIADRKRRMIFEGIMCFGIPLLFMALHYIVQGHRYDVFEDFGCQATVYISIPAIFIIWFPPLLFSVITLIYAALALNNFIRRRLTFAAHLQNSNSALTTNRYLRLIAMSLTEMAWGTSLTAYNLWNNVSPGLRPWTTWADVHSNFSRVDPFPLSEVPPWFTKTMMLFWWTMPASSIIFFVFFGFGEEALKEYRRIWGWIRRNVFRRPEVEKTKKPFGILSPNSSHPPHSAFSHLSQSTITLAPSPGPTSFTHKSKFEEATKDTEYTPDAAPPYYASYPPTRTHIAVPIDPLRDTRSIMEPRASLVSSAPDETDTFTISTFSYYGAQPASPSSPTSTIMVPSSPAVVPHSLPPPPRRFPRQAPSSSSVRTAVSNAAPREEADEAQYDASPRPSSLVLCPPSPDGLDERQEIGTLGVPGGSILVTVHRQASLDRGA